One Miscanthus floridulus cultivar M001 chromosome 11, ASM1932011v1, whole genome shotgun sequence DNA window includes the following coding sequences:
- the LOC136490817 gene encoding protein MHF2 homolog — MDVDGTTGNSPAFETFDPDLIHAIFKLVWRRRAGKGGGGNEDIDVEPAPETSRRNRSTTANANALKVSCELLRIFVTEAIQRSAFIAEAEDGSVIEPTHLERVLPQLLLDF; from the exons ATGGACGTAGATGGGACGACGGGCAACTCGCCCGCCTTCGAGACATTCGATCCT GACCTGATTCACGCCATCTTCAAGCTGGTGTGGAGGCGGCGGGCGgggaagggcggcggcggcaATGAGGACATCGACGTCGAG CCTGCTCCAGAGACCTCGAGGAGAAATCGGAGTACAACTG CCAATGCAAATGCTCTCAAAGTCAGCTGCGAACTTCTGCGAATATTTGTTACAG AGGCTATTCAACGCTCTGCTTTTATCGCTGAAGCGGAGGATGGTAGTGTCATCGAACCCACCCACCTGGAGCGTGTGTTGCCACAACTGCTCTTAGACTTTTGA
- the LOC136492910 gene encoding dirigent protein 21-like codes for MATSSPMFSLFLLLMASSSSTTTVLASSGEDSGLTHIHLYSLPPRDVQGGQHATAISSVASPRGSSSSFGSVGVLDDELRVGRDRASELVGRFQGIVVGTDVDGGAEFLTSFTCVFTAGEYKGSTLSMQGPVLGFNGTIERPLVGGTGKFRLARGYSLFKLLGNPTPATVLFEIDLFVLMYRGKY; via the coding sequence ATggccacctcctcgccgatgtTCTCTCTCTTCTTGCTCCTCATGGCATCGTCGTCTTCAACCACCACCGTTCTTGCATCCAGCGGCGAAGACAGCGGCCTGACGCACATCCATCTCTATTCTCTACCTCCACGCGACGTTCAAGGGGGACAACACGCGACCGCGATCAGCTCGGTGGCGTCCCCGCGGGGCTCCAGCTCGTCGTTCGGGTCCGTGGGCGTGCTCGACGACGAGCTGCGCGTCGGCCGGGACCGGGCGTCCGAGCTCGTCGGGCGGTTTCAGGGAATCGTCGTCGGCACCGACGTTGACGGGGGCGCCGAGTTCCTGACTTCCTTCACCTGCGTGTTCACCGCCGGCGAGTACAAGGGGAGCACGCTGTCCATGCAGGGCCCCGTTCTCGGGTTCAACGGCACCATCGAGCGCCCCCTGGTGGGCGGCACCGGGAAGTTCAGGTTGGCCCGCGGCTACTCCCTGTTCAAGCTGCTGGGAAACCCGACTCCGGCGACGGTCCTCTTCGAGATCGACCTGTTCGTGCTCATGTACCGGGGCAAGTACTAG